One genomic region from Arthrobacter sp. YN encodes:
- the dop gene encoding depupylase/deamidase Dop produces the protein MRVMGSETEYGIHAPSAPGANATMMSARIIQAYAAVTRQRAAGGAETRWDYTDEEPLHDARGWTVDRAAADPSQLTDQPPVLDAEAVALAYGRQELELDGADESGSLLMNMVLGNGARLYVDHAHPEYSSPEVTNPRDVVAWDAAGDLVALATVRKVAADAGLPPINLYKNNTDNKSVSYGSHENYLMPRSVPFGDIIRGLTPFFVSRQVICGAGRVGLGQDSSTPGYQISQRADFFEAEVGLETTIRRPIINTRDEPHATADKYRRLHVIIGDANLSQASNYLKFGTTAMVLSLIEAGQAPRIEVHEPVQALQAVSHDTSLTATVRLLDGRRVTALDIQWMYYEAAAKLSQETGVADSVTGDGHTHGVLSRWESTLTTLGSDLDAAASSVEWVAKRSLLEGYRKRDGLSWDDARLGLVDLQWSDIRPEKGLYYRLLSKDRMLKIVDDADIARAVTEPPSDTRAYFRGRCVSKFGKDVVGASWDSVIFDVPGLGKLQRVPTREPLRGTEALTGALFERHQDAGAFLSELMGRNVPPVKS, from the coding sequence ATGCGCGTCATGGGCTCGGAAACTGAATACGGCATCCATGCACCATCGGCTCCTGGAGCGAACGCCACCATGATGTCCGCGAGGATCATCCAGGCGTATGCCGCAGTCACCCGGCAACGGGCGGCCGGGGGAGCGGAAACACGCTGGGACTACACCGACGAGGAACCGTTGCACGATGCCCGCGGCTGGACCGTGGACCGGGCCGCGGCGGACCCCAGCCAGCTGACTGACCAGCCACCAGTGCTCGACGCCGAGGCAGTCGCGTTGGCCTATGGCCGCCAGGAGTTGGAACTTGATGGCGCGGACGAGTCCGGTTCCCTGCTGATGAACATGGTTTTGGGCAACGGTGCACGCCTTTATGTGGACCATGCGCACCCGGAGTACTCGAGCCCTGAGGTCACCAACCCCCGGGATGTTGTTGCGTGGGATGCGGCAGGCGACTTGGTTGCCTTGGCCACTGTCCGGAAGGTGGCGGCCGATGCCGGCCTCCCTCCCATCAACCTCTACAAAAACAACACGGACAACAAGTCAGTGTCCTATGGCTCGCATGAAAACTACCTCATGCCGCGTTCGGTTCCCTTCGGCGACATCATTCGCGGCCTCACGCCGTTCTTTGTGTCCCGCCAGGTCATCTGTGGGGCCGGACGCGTTGGACTGGGGCAGGACAGTTCGACCCCCGGTTACCAGATCAGCCAACGCGCCGACTTCTTCGAGGCAGAGGTGGGGCTGGAAACAACCATCCGGCGCCCCATCATCAACACCCGGGATGAGCCGCACGCAACAGCTGACAAGTACCGCCGCCTTCACGTCATCATTGGCGACGCCAACCTCAGCCAGGCCTCGAACTACCTCAAATTCGGCACCACTGCCATGGTCCTGAGCCTGATCGAGGCCGGTCAGGCGCCCAGGATAGAGGTCCACGAACCCGTCCAGGCACTTCAGGCCGTCAGCCATGACACATCGCTCACGGCGACAGTGAGGTTGCTTGATGGCCGAAGGGTGACTGCCCTGGACATCCAGTGGATGTACTACGAGGCCGCCGCCAAACTTTCCCAGGAAACTGGAGTGGCGGATTCCGTGACCGGTGACGGCCACACCCATGGTGTTTTGTCGCGGTGGGAATCAACGTTGACAACCCTGGGCAGCGACCTCGATGCCGCCGCATCTTCTGTTGAATGGGTGGCCAAGAGGTCGCTCCTGGAAGGGTACCGGAAGCGCGACGGCCTGTCCTGGGACGACGCCCGGCTGGGTCTGGTTGATCTTCAGTGGTCCGATATCCGGCCGGAAAAGGGTCTCTACTACAGGCTGCTGTCCAAGGACCGCATGCTGAAGATCGTCGACGACGCCGACATCGCCCGGGCGGTGACCGAACCGCCGTCGGACACCCGCGCATACTTCCGCGGCCGTTGTGTCTCGAAGTTCGGGAAGGACGTGGTCGGGGCAAGCTGGGACTCTGTTATTTTCGACGTTCCTGGGTTGGGCAAGCTGCAGCGGGTCCCCACCCGCGAACCACTCCGGGGCACGGAGGCGTTGACCGGTGCGCTGTTTGAGCGCCACCAGGATGCAGGCGCCTTCCTGTCCGAGTTGATGGGCCGGAATGTACCCCCGGTAAAGAGCTGA
- a CDS encoding ubiquitin-like protein Pup, producing the protein MAAQEQQQPQSRDTEAEVDVPEAPPAAPAAQASDATQGVDDLLDEIDGVLESNAEEFVRAFVQKGGQ; encoded by the coding sequence ATGGCAGCACAGGAGCAGCAACAACCACAGTCACGGGACACCGAAGCTGAGGTGGATGTCCCTGAGGCCCCGCCCGCAGCACCTGCGGCACAGGCTTCGGACGCAACGCAGGGCGTCGATGACCTCCTCGACGAAATCGACGGCGTTCTCGAATCCAACGCTGAGGAATTCGTCAGGGCGTTTGTCCAAAAGGGTGGCCAGTAA
- the prcB gene encoding proteasome subunit beta, with the protein MQDPSTGPLATQATSSFTEHLQRSRPELLPFNQSLPAGTVPSSPHATTIVALTYPGGVLMAGDRRATMGNIIASRHIEKVFPADEYSVLGIAGTAGLAIDITRLFQVELEHYEKIEGTLLSLVGKANRLGAMIRGNLPMAMQGMAVIPLFAGFDHVSGVGRLFSYDVTGGRYEEQEHHSVGSGSVFARGALKKLWKPNLSEEAAVAVAVEALYDAADDDSATGGPDPVRQLWPVVYTVNRAGTRRVPERDLAAIAGAIVESRAIAGREA; encoded by the coding sequence ATGCAGGACCCATCAACCGGCCCCCTGGCCACCCAGGCAACATCTTCTTTCACGGAGCATCTCCAACGCTCGCGTCCCGAACTCCTCCCGTTCAATCAGTCCTTACCCGCCGGCACCGTCCCGTCCTCGCCGCACGCCACCACGATCGTTGCTTTGACGTATCCAGGCGGCGTGCTGATGGCGGGGGATCGTCGCGCCACGATGGGCAACATCATCGCCAGCAGGCACATCGAGAAAGTCTTCCCTGCGGATGAGTACTCCGTCTTGGGTATTGCCGGAACCGCCGGCCTGGCCATCGACATCACCCGTCTTTTCCAGGTTGAACTGGAGCATTACGAGAAGATCGAGGGCACCTTGCTCAGCCTCGTGGGCAAGGCGAACCGCCTCGGCGCCATGATCCGTGGAAACCTGCCGATGGCCATGCAGGGAATGGCGGTCATTCCGCTGTTTGCAGGGTTTGACCACGTCTCCGGCGTGGGCAGGCTGTTCTCCTACGACGTCACCGGTGGCCGCTATGAAGAGCAGGAACACCACTCGGTGGGTTCTGGTTCAGTGTTTGCCCGCGGAGCCCTGAAGAAATTGTGGAAGCCGAACCTCTCCGAGGAAGCCGCCGTTGCGGTGGCTGTTGAGGCCCTCTACGACGCCGCCGACGACGATTCCGCCACCGGCGGGCCCGATCCCGTCCGCCAGCTGTGGCCCGTGGTCTACACCGTCAACCGCGCCGGGACGCGCCGTGTTCCGGAACGGGATTTGGCGGCCATAGCGGGCGCCATCGTCGAATCCCG
- the arc gene encoding proteasome ATPase has translation MDTSNNDLGRPTPEEAHATAEEAASRGLSAVQPPEPSSDLTVAERQINILRDKLRHIDRQLAAATQNNSKLVGMLETAKAEILRLKGALEQEGQPPYSFGTVVQINPRKQPAAGSSGQAATEESVDIFNSGRKMRVGVSPLVNLNQLAVGQEVLLNEALLVVAGLGYERAGELVTLKEMLGKDRALVVGRADEERVVRLSGALQSVHLKVGDALSLDSRTGYALEKVPRAEVENLVLEEVPDITYQDIGGLGPQIEQIRDAVELPFLHPDLYREHGLKAPKGILLYGPPGCGKTLIAKAVANSLAARAAERAGNTDLKSYFLNIKGPELLDKYVGETERHIRLIFSRAREKASDGSPVVVFFDEMDSLFRTRGTGVSSDVETTIVPQLLSEIDGVERLDNVIVIGASNREDMIDPAILRPGRLDVKVKIQRPDAEAAADIFAKYITTDLPFHAQDLAEYGGDVQATVDAMVQRTVEAMYSTEKSNEYLEVTYANGDTEMLYFKDFNSGAVVQNVVDRAKKYAIKDLLTNNQKGLRIEHLLRAVVDEFREHEDMPNTTNPDDWARISGKKGERITYIRTIVQGKAGQEPGKSIETTANTGQYL, from the coding sequence GTGGATACGTCAAACAACGACCTTGGACGGCCGACGCCGGAGGAAGCACACGCCACAGCGGAAGAAGCAGCAAGCCGGGGGCTTTCCGCTGTCCAACCGCCCGAGCCCTCGAGTGATCTGACCGTTGCCGAACGGCAAATCAATATCCTCCGGGACAAGCTTCGCCACATTGACCGCCAGTTGGCCGCCGCTACCCAGAACAACAGCAAGCTCGTGGGCATGCTGGAGACGGCGAAGGCCGAGATCCTCCGTTTGAAGGGTGCACTGGAGCAGGAGGGCCAACCACCCTACAGCTTCGGAACCGTGGTGCAGATCAATCCGCGAAAGCAGCCGGCTGCAGGCAGTTCCGGCCAGGCCGCCACCGAGGAGTCAGTGGACATCTTCAATTCCGGCCGGAAAATGCGGGTGGGTGTCAGCCCACTGGTCAATCTGAACCAGCTCGCAGTGGGGCAGGAAGTCCTCCTGAACGAGGCATTGCTGGTGGTAGCCGGCCTCGGCTACGAACGCGCCGGTGAACTGGTGACGCTCAAGGAAATGCTTGGCAAGGACCGCGCACTGGTGGTGGGCCGGGCCGATGAAGAACGGGTGGTCCGGCTTTCGGGCGCCCTGCAAAGTGTTCACTTGAAGGTCGGCGACGCACTGTCCTTGGATTCCCGCACCGGTTACGCCCTTGAGAAGGTGCCGCGGGCCGAGGTGGAAAACCTCGTCCTCGAAGAAGTCCCGGATATCACCTACCAGGACATCGGTGGCCTTGGCCCCCAGATCGAACAGATCCGCGACGCCGTGGAGCTGCCCTTCCTGCACCCGGACCTCTACCGTGAGCACGGGCTGAAAGCCCCCAAAGGCATCCTCCTCTACGGCCCCCCGGGCTGCGGCAAAACCCTCATCGCCAAAGCCGTGGCGAATTCGCTTGCAGCACGTGCGGCGGAACGTGCCGGCAACACCGACCTCAAGAGCTACTTCCTGAACATCAAGGGTCCGGAGTTGCTGGACAAGTACGTGGGCGAGACTGAGCGGCACATCAGGTTGATCTTCTCCCGCGCACGGGAAAAGGCGTCCGATGGCAGCCCGGTAGTTGTTTTCTTCGATGAAATGGACTCGCTCTTCCGCACCCGAGGCACCGGCGTTTCCTCAGACGTGGAAACCACCATTGTTCCGCAACTGCTCAGTGAGATCGATGGCGTGGAACGCTTGGACAATGTGATTGTCATTGGCGCCTCCAACCGTGAGGACATGATCGATCCCGCCATCCTCAGGCCGGGCCGCCTTGACGTGAAGGTCAAGATCCAGCGTCCCGACGCCGAAGCTGCGGCTGACATTTTCGCGAAGTACATCACCACTGACCTGCCCTTCCACGCGCAGGACCTGGCCGAATATGGCGGAGACGTCCAGGCCACTGTCGACGCCATGGTCCAGCGCACCGTGGAAGCCATGTACTCAACGGAGAAGTCCAACGAATACCTCGAGGTAACCTACGCCAACGGCGACACCGAGATGCTCTACTTCAAGGACTTCAACTCCGGTGCCGTGGTGCAGAATGTGGTGGACCGTGCCAAGAAGTACGCCATCAAGGACCTCCTGACCAACAACCAAAAGGGACTCCGCATTGAGCACCTGCTGCGGGCCGTGGTGGACGAGTTCCGTGAGCACGAGGATATGCCCAATACCACCAACCCGGACGACTGGGCACGGATCTCCGGCAAGAAGGGCGAGCGGATCACCTACATCCGTACCATCGTCCAGGGCAAGGCCGGCCAGGAACCGGGCAAGTCCATTGAAACCACTGCCAACACGGGCCAGTACCTGTGA